A window of Leclercia adecarboxylata contains these coding sequences:
- a CDS encoding VOC family protein: protein MANWQSVDELQDIAADLPRFIDAFAALSARLGLDITPLAADHISLRCHQNATAERWRRGFEQCGELLSENNINGRPICLFKLHEPVCVAHWRFDVVELPWPGEKRYPHEGWEHIEIVLPGDPDTLNARALALLSDEGLSQPGIFVKTSSPKGERERLPNPTLAVTDGSVTVKFHPWTIEEIVASEQ from the coding sequence ATGGCGAACTGGCAATCTGTTGACGAGCTGCAGGACATTGCAGCCGACTTACCGCGTTTCATCGACGCCTTTGCGGCGCTTTCCGCTCGCCTGGGGCTGGATATCACCCCCCTCGCGGCGGACCACATCTCCCTGCGCTGCCATCAGAACGCCACCGCAGAACGCTGGCGGCGAGGGTTTGAGCAGTGCGGCGAGCTGCTCTCAGAAAACAACATCAATGGCCGTCCTATCTGCCTGTTTAAGCTGCATGAGCCGGTGTGCGTTGCCCACTGGCGCTTTGACGTGGTTGAACTGCCCTGGCCGGGTGAAAAACGCTATCCCCACGAAGGCTGGGAACATATCGAAATCGTCCTGCCCGGCGACCCGGACACGCTGAATGCCCGCGCCCTGGCGTTGCTCTCTGACGAGGGGCTAAGCCAGCCTGGGATCTTTGTTAAAACCAGCTCGCCCAAAGGGGAGCGCGAGCGCCTGCCTAACCCCACTCTGGCGGTCACCGACGGCAGCGTGACGGTGAAGTTTCACCCCTGGACCATCGAAGAGATTGTCGCCAGCGAACAATAA
- the cutC gene encoding copper homeostasis protein CutC, whose translation MALLEICCYSMECALTAQQHGADRIELCAAPKEGGLTPSYGVLKSVRQAVSIPVHPIIRPRGGDFCYSSSEFNAMLEDIACVKDLGYPGLVTGLLDEDGEIDMPRMRQIMAAAQGMAVTFHRAFDMCVNPHQGFEKLAELGVARVLTSGQQSSAEKGISLIKELKAQSGVPIIMAGAGVRAANLETFLEAGVEELHSSAGKWWPSPMRYRNTGLSMSTDAEADEYSRYGVEGESVARMKAIIEQYRR comes from the coding sequence ATGGCATTGCTGGAAATCTGTTGTTACAGCATGGAGTGTGCCCTGACTGCGCAGCAGCATGGCGCCGATCGCATTGAACTCTGTGCCGCCCCGAAAGAGGGCGGGCTGACCCCCTCTTATGGCGTACTGAAATCGGTGCGTCAGGCGGTGAGTATCCCGGTTCATCCGATTATCCGGCCCCGCGGCGGGGATTTTTGCTACAGCAGCAGCGAGTTCAACGCCATGCTCGAGGATATCGCCTGCGTAAAAGACCTGGGCTATCCGGGGCTGGTGACCGGCCTGCTGGATGAGGATGGCGAAATCGATATGCCGCGTATGCGCCAGATTATGGCCGCCGCGCAGGGGATGGCGGTAACTTTTCATCGCGCCTTTGATATGTGCGTCAATCCTCATCAAGGCTTTGAAAAGCTGGCGGAACTGGGGGTGGCGCGGGTGCTGACGTCCGGGCAGCAGTCGTCTGCGGAAAAAGGTATTTCATTAATTAAGGAACTAAAAGCGCAATCAGGTGTTCCAATAATAATGGCAGGTGCTGGCGTTCGCGCCGCCAACCTGGAGACGTTCTTAGAGGCAGGGGTTGAAGAGCTTCACAGCTCGGCAGGCAAGTGGTGGCCATCACCCATGCGCTATCGCAATACAGGGTTGTCGATGTCGACGGATGCCGAAGCGGATGAATATTCCCGCTATGGCGTAGAGGGAGAGTCGGTAGCCCGAATGAAGGCGATAATCGAGCAGTATCGCCGCTGA
- the argS gene encoding arginine--tRNA ligase — MNIQALLSEKVSQALIAAGAPADCEPQVRQSAKVQFGDYQANGVMAVAKKLGMAPRQLAEQVLTHLDLTGIASKTEIAGPGFINIFLDPAFLAQNVDAALQSDRLGVAQPQAQTIVVDYSAPNVAKEMHVGHLRSTIIGDAAVRTLEFLGHNVIRANHVGDWGTQFGMLIAWLEKQQQENAGEMALADLEGFYRDAKKHYDEDEAFAERARSYVVKLQGGDAYFLEMWRKLVDITMSQNQITYDRLNVTLTRKDVMGESLYNPMLAGIVADLKAKGLAVESEGATVVFLDEYKNKEGEPMGVIIQKKDGGFLYTTTDIACAKYRYETLHADRVLYYIDSRQHQHLMQAWTIVRKAGYVPDSVPLEHHMFGMMLGKDGKPFKTRAGGTVKLADLLDEALERARRLVAEKNPDMPADELEKLANAVGIGAVKYADLSKNRTTDYVFDWDNMLAFEGNTAPYMQYAYTRVLSVFRKADIDESVLAQAQVTITEDREAQLAARLLQFEETLSVVARDGTPHVMCAYLYDLAGLFSGFYEHCPILSAESEAVRNSRLKLAQLTAKTLKLGLDTLGIETVERM, encoded by the coding sequence GTGAATATTCAGGCTCTTCTCTCAGAAAAAGTCAGTCAGGCACTGATTGCTGCAGGCGCACCTGCAGACTGTGAACCGCAGGTTCGTCAGTCAGCGAAAGTACAGTTTGGCGACTATCAGGCCAATGGCGTGATGGCAGTGGCTAAAAAACTGGGCATGGCGCCGCGACAACTCGCAGAGCAGGTCCTGACGCATCTGGATCTTACGGGTATCGCCAGCAAAACCGAAATCGCCGGGCCGGGCTTTATCAATATCTTCCTCGACCCTGCTTTCCTGGCGCAGAACGTCGATGCCGCGCTGCAGTCTGACCGTCTGGGCGTGGCCCAGCCGCAGGCTCAGACCATCGTTGTCGACTACTCCGCCCCGAACGTGGCGAAAGAGATGCACGTCGGCCACCTGCGCTCCACCATCATCGGTGACGCCGCGGTGCGTACCCTGGAGTTCCTCGGACACAACGTGATCCGTGCGAACCACGTCGGCGACTGGGGCACCCAGTTCGGCATGCTGATCGCCTGGCTGGAGAAACAGCAGCAGGAAAACGCCGGTGAGATGGCGCTGGCGGACCTCGAAGGTTTCTACCGTGACGCGAAAAAGCACTACGACGAAGACGAAGCCTTCGCCGAGCGCGCGCGTAGCTACGTGGTGAAACTGCAGGGCGGCGACGCGTACTTCCTCGAGATGTGGCGCAAGCTGGTGGACATTACCATGTCCCAGAACCAGATCACCTACGACCGCCTGAACGTCACCCTGACCCGTAAAGACGTAATGGGTGAAAGCCTCTACAACCCAATGCTGGCCGGTATCGTGGCCGATCTGAAGGCCAAAGGCCTGGCGGTCGAAAGCGAAGGCGCGACGGTGGTATTCCTTGATGAGTACAAAAACAAGGAAGGCGAACCGATGGGCGTCATCATCCAGAAAAAGGATGGCGGCTTCCTCTACACCACCACCGATATCGCCTGCGCCAAGTATCGCTACGAGACGCTGCATGCGGATCGCGTGCTCTATTACATCGACTCCCGACAGCACCAGCACCTGATGCAGGCGTGGACCATCGTGCGCAAAGCTGGCTACGTGCCGGATTCCGTACCGCTGGAACACCACATGTTCGGCATGATGCTGGGTAAAGACGGTAAGCCGTTCAAGACCCGCGCAGGCGGCACCGTGAAGCTGGCGGATCTGCTGGATGAGGCGCTGGAGCGTGCCCGCCGTCTGGTGGCCGAGAAAAACCCGGACATGCCTGCTGACGAGCTGGAAAAACTGGCTAACGCCGTCGGTATCGGTGCGGTGAAATATGCGGATCTCTCCAAGAACCGTACCACCGACTACGTCTTCGACTGGGATAATATGCTGGCGTTTGAAGGTAACACCGCGCCGTACATGCAGTATGCCTATACCCGCGTGCTGTCTGTCTTCCGTAAGGCTGACATCGATGAAAGCGTGCTGGCCCAGGCGCAGGTGACGATTACCGAAGATCGTGAGGCGCAACTGGCAGCGCGTCTGCTGCAGTTCGAAGAGACCCTCTCCGTGGTGGCCCGCGACGGTACGCCGCACGTGATGTGTGCCTACCTGTACGATCTGGCTGGCCTGTTCTCTGGCTTCTATGAGCACTGCCCTATCCTCTCCGCCGAAAGCGAAGCGGTCCGCAACAGCCGCCTGAAGCTGGCGCAGCTGACGGCGAAGACCCTGAAGCTGGGTCTGGATACCCTGGGTATCGAAACCGTAGAACGTATGTAA